From the Motacilla alba alba isolate MOTALB_02 chromosome Z, Motacilla_alba_V1.0_pri, whole genome shotgun sequence genome, one window contains:
- the MRPS30 gene encoding 39S ribosomal protein S30, mitochondrial translates to MAALGARRLLRPGRRWFSETVPGAPSPPVSPLYPPVVASITAKSKAAKSRRLHRFNQRVHAAATVEEKLRLYGKLQRPKYMVYPQTFALNADRWYRSFTKTVLVPGMPPRAADATLPVATAGATSETGRAPEPRAEAPGDADAPGDADAPGAAKTPGAAKTPEPSAGAAPYPDIGELRSLACDALLQESFYQNKKRPFLYRDQDHTPGPFLTQLVSTLAASLSGRNPLLAASSLDLNPEVNFYWHHGEEVVVHGHRKGRVDPVRFQIDDNPHLQIRVPKQLPEVVPLESDLGDVPVIDHKPSKLPLFKKQYENKVFIGTKVADPCCYGHTQFHLLPDKLKRERFIKARLEDQIEVVYRSNGIASLFAWTAAQAMYQGFWSEADVTRPFVSQAVVTDGKYFAFFCYQLNTLALTAETTKNNPRKNICWGTDSKPLYDVVEDGNVKGFNDEVLLQLVHFLLNRPKEL, encoded by the exons ATGGCGGCGCTGGGGGCCCGGCGGCTGCTGCGGCCCGGCCGGCGCTGGTTCTCGGAGACGGTGCCCGGCGCCCCTTCGCCGCCCGTCAGCCCCCTCTACCCGCCCGTGGTGGCGTCCATCACGGCCAAGAGCAAAGCGGCCAAATCGAGACGCCTGCATCGCTTTAACCAGCGGGTGCACGCGGCGGCCACGGTGGAGGAGAAGCTGCGGCTGTACGGGAAGCTTCAGCGGCCCAAGTACATGGTGTACCCACAGACCTTCGCCCTCAACGCCGACCGCTGGTACCGCAGTTTCACAAAAACCGTCTTAGTGCCGGGAATGCCCCCGAGAGCCGCGGACGCGACACTCCCGGTAGCGACGGCGGGAGCGACTTCCGAGACCGGCAGAGCCCCGGAGCCGAGAGCGGAGGCGCCGGGGGATGCGGACGCGCCGGGGGATGCGGACGCGCCGGGGGCCGCGAAAACCCCGGGGGCCGCGAAAACCCCGGAGCCCTCGGCGGGAGCGGCTCCGTATCCGGATATAGGCGAGCTGCGCTCTCTCGCCTGCGATGCCCTTCTCCAGGAGAGCTTCTACCAGAACAAGAAGCGGCCGTTCCTCTACCGTGACCAGGATCACACGCCCGGCCCCTTCCTCACGCAGCTCGTTTCCACCCTCGCCGCTTCCCTGTCCGGTCGCAAcccactgctggctgcttcCTCCCTCG ATCTAAACCCTGAAGTTAACTTTTACTGGCATCATGGTGAAGAAGTTGTTGTTCACGGACATCGAAAGGGCAGAGTTGATCCTGTGCGATTCCAAATAGATGATAACCCACACCTCCAGATCCGTGTACCAAAGCAGCTTCCCGAG GTTGTGCCCCTGGAGTCAGATCTTGGAGATGTTCCTGTTATTGATCACAAGCCATCCAAACTTCCATTGTTCAAAAAACAGTATGAAAATAAGGTATTTATAG GAACAAAGGTGGCAGATCCATGCTGTTATGGACATACCCAGTTCCATCTCCTTCCTGACAAACTGAAGCGGGAGAGGTTTATAAAAGCGCGTCTCGAGGATCAAATCGAAGTTGTTTATCGGTCAAATGGAATTGCAAGTCTCTTTGCCTGGACAGCAGCACAAGCAATGTATCAAG GATTCTGGAGTGAAGCAGATGTGACCCGTCCTTTTGTATCACAGGCAGTAGTGActgatggaaaatattttgctttcttttgttacCAGCTAAATACTTTAGCACTAACTGCAGAAACTACTAAAAACAACCCTCGAAAGAACATATGTTGGGGTACAGACAGTAAACCACTGTATGATGTTGTGGAAGATGGTAATGTGAAAGGCTTTAATGATGAAGTTCTGCTTCAGTTGGTTCATTTTCTACTAAACAGACCAAAAGAGTTGTAA